The Bacteroidota bacterium genome includes a region encoding these proteins:
- a CDS encoding NAD(P)H-dependent glycerol-3-phosphate dehydrogenase gives MQDRIAVIGAGSWGTALAISLASGGRPVVLWARRASLAASMRTSRVNEDYLPGAPIPERVEITSDLQSAVREAGMWIFATPSQTIRNVAEQVAHAATADTIMVSVAKGVENETLLLSSEVLSQVLPAADPAKIGVLYGPSHAEELGRGLPTTIVAAASSEETARKIQEVFTTSRLRVYVNTDIVGVQIAGSVKNVMAIAAGISDGVGFGDNAKAAIVTRGMAEIRRLGTAMGARPETFFGLSGIGDLVVTCMSGLSRNRYFGEQIGKGKSLREVLDEMNMVAEGVRTTQSIIALARRYNIEMPISEAVHAILFEGKKPLDAVNELMNRTAKQEEWLSSESS, from the coding sequence TGGGGTACTGCCCTGGCGATAAGCCTGGCGAGTGGTGGCCGGCCCGTTGTCTTATGGGCCCGCCGCGCATCATTGGCTGCATCCATGCGCACCTCACGTGTTAACGAGGATTACCTCCCTGGCGCGCCCATTCCCGAGCGCGTAGAGATCACATCAGACCTGCAATCAGCAGTGCGTGAAGCCGGCATGTGGATCTTTGCAACGCCATCACAAACGATTCGCAATGTCGCAGAACAGGTTGCGCATGCAGCAACTGCTGATACCATAATGGTCTCAGTTGCCAAAGGGGTCGAGAATGAAACCCTGTTGCTTTCAAGCGAAGTGCTGTCTCAGGTATTGCCGGCTGCTGATCCCGCTAAAATTGGCGTGCTCTATGGTCCAAGTCATGCGGAAGAGCTTGGCCGAGGATTGCCCACAACGATTGTGGCTGCCGCATCGAGTGAAGAAACTGCCCGTAAAATTCAGGAAGTGTTTACCACGTCTCGTTTGCGGGTCTACGTAAATACGGACATTGTAGGCGTACAAATCGCCGGCTCAGTTAAAAATGTGATGGCCATTGCCGCCGGCATCAGCGATGGCGTTGGGTTTGGTGACAATGCAAAAGCTGCTATTGTGACCCGGGGTATGGCCGAGATACGCCGGCTTGGTACAGCCATGGGCGCCCGGCCTGAGACCTTTTTCGGATTATCGGGTATAGGCGATCTGGTTGTCACCTGTATGAGCGGCTTGAGCCGCAACCGATACTTTGGCGAGCAGATAGGCAAAGGAAAAAGCCTGCGTGAAGTGCTGGATGAAATGAACATGGTAGCGGAGGGGGTCCGGACAACGCAGTCAATAATTGCATTGGCGCGTCGATACAATATAGAGATGCCTATTTCCGAGGCGGTGCATGCCATTTTGTTTGAAGGCAAAAAACCCCTCGATGCGGTAAATGAGTTGATGAACCGCACAGCAAAACAAGAGGAGTGGCTTTCTTCAGAAAGCTCATAA
- a CDS encoding DNA topoisomerase IV subunit A → MPVVDVIPLHETTKERYLNYALSVITSRALPDIRDGLKPVHRRILYAMYTNLRLYPDSRFRKSATVVGEVMGKYHPHGDSAIYDAMVRMAQSFSLRYPLVNGHGNFGSLDGDSPAAMRYTEAKLQSLAIELIEEIRKQTVNFRPNYDGTLSEPVVLPSRFPNLLVNGSSGIAVGMATNIPPHNLSEVIDGLIYMIGSPNARVDTLVTKFIKGPDFPTGGRILNTEEQLIEIYKKGEGTVDLRGEYSFEGKSRVIINSIPYGLNKSDLIEKIAVHIAGGKVPQIVDIRDESTEEVRVVLELKRGSNGEAAMAYLLKHTPLQTRFHVNMTCLVPTPGSDVPAPQKVDLATVLRAFLDFRMEVLVRRLRFELEQLEKRIHILRGFMIIFDALDEAIKIIRASRNKKDAAQRLMHRFRLDDIQTEAILETKLYKLSTMEIDAIREELEEKERLAQEIRELLADEPARWKVVKNELKEVKKTFGDARRSEIAGPDKGITYSEEDYIVDETVYVIVTRDGWVKRQKSYTDLSNIRVRDGDEVGWALPGSTRATVGFFTNFGKAYTLRIDQLANTTGYGEPIQKLCDFSDRERIIGIASFDARALPKPVQEPNESPELFADGEEKEGEGPYIVGVSKGGLSVRLPIAGFMEASTRTGRRFMRLGKDDETLGLEIAAGHENVCLASREGLALIFPLHQIPIVRSAAKGVIAMRLNKGDAVFGFTISSTARKGLTVETSRGRKETVRTTKFKVSNRGNKGSSIINRGHLTKVFQEPVEIYLNGKGS, encoded by the coding sequence ATGCCTGTAGTAGACGTAATACCGCTGCACGAGACAACCAAAGAGCGGTACCTCAATTATGCACTGTCGGTGATCACAAGCCGTGCCCTGCCTGATATCCGCGATGGATTGAAGCCGGTGCATCGCCGCATTCTTTATGCGATGTACACCAACCTGCGGCTCTATCCAGACTCCCGCTTCCGCAAAAGTGCAACCGTGGTTGGGGAAGTAATGGGTAAATACCATCCTCACGGAGATAGCGCGATCTACGATGCCATGGTACGCATGGCTCAGTCGTTTTCGTTGCGGTACCCGCTTGTCAACGGGCATGGTAACTTTGGCTCACTGGACGGTGATAGTCCAGCTGCCATGCGTTATACAGAAGCGAAGCTACAATCGCTGGCAATTGAGCTGATAGAGGAGATTCGGAAGCAAACGGTAAACTTTCGTCCGAATTACGACGGCACACTCTCCGAGCCAGTTGTTCTGCCATCGCGCTTTCCGAACTTGCTGGTAAACGGATCCAGTGGGATTGCTGTAGGCATGGCAACCAATATCCCGCCGCATAACCTCTCGGAAGTCATTGACGGCCTGATCTATATGATTGGTTCGCCCAATGCGCGGGTGGATACGCTGGTTACTAAATTTATCAAAGGCCCGGACTTCCCAACGGGCGGCCGCATCCTCAATACCGAAGAGCAGCTCATTGAGATTTACAAAAAAGGGGAAGGCACGGTTGACTTGCGGGGGGAATACAGTTTTGAAGGCAAGTCGCGTGTGATTATCAACTCGATTCCTTACGGGTTGAATAAAAGCGACTTGATCGAGAAAATTGCGGTCCACATCGCCGGCGGGAAAGTGCCACAGATTGTCGACATCCGCGATGAGTCAACAGAAGAAGTACGCGTGGTACTTGAGCTAAAGCGTGGCTCCAATGGGGAAGCGGCGATGGCCTACCTGTTGAAGCACACGCCGCTACAAACGCGGTTTCACGTAAACATGACGTGCCTGGTGCCCACGCCTGGCTCAGATGTGCCAGCGCCACAAAAGGTAGACCTTGCAACCGTGTTGCGGGCATTCCTCGACTTCCGCATGGAAGTGCTGGTGCGCCGGCTGCGCTTCGAGCTTGAACAGCTCGAAAAACGCATCCACATCCTGCGCGGGTTCATGATCATTTTTGATGCGCTCGATGAAGCCATCAAGATTATCCGGGCCTCACGCAACAAGAAAGACGCCGCCCAGCGCCTGATGCACCGCTTCCGCCTGGACGATATCCAGACAGAGGCCATTCTTGAAACGAAGCTCTACAAACTCTCCACCATGGAGATTGACGCGATTCGCGAAGAGCTGGAAGAGAAAGAGCGTCTCGCCCAGGAAATCAGGGAGTTGCTGGCTGATGAGCCGGCACGCTGGAAGGTGGTCAAAAATGAATTAAAAGAAGTTAAGAAGACTTTTGGTGACGCGCGGCGTTCTGAAATTGCCGGACCGGATAAAGGCATTACCTATTCCGAAGAAGACTACATCGTAGACGAAACCGTGTACGTGATTGTAACACGTGACGGCTGGGTGAAACGACAAAAGTCATACACCGATTTATCGAACATTCGTGTACGCGACGGTGATGAAGTGGGCTGGGCATTGCCTGGTTCAACGCGTGCTACGGTCGGCTTCTTTACCAATTTTGGCAAAGCCTATACACTGCGAATTGACCAGTTGGCGAATACCACGGGGTACGGCGAGCCTATTCAGAAATTGTGTGACTTTTCGGACAGAGAGCGCATCATTGGCATTGCTTCTTTTGATGCCCGCGCGCTACCCAAGCCGGTTCAAGAACCCAACGAGTCACCAGAGTTGTTTGCTGATGGCGAAGAAAAGGAAGGTGAAGGCCCGTACATTGTGGGGGTCTCCAAAGGCGGACTCAGCGTACGCCTGCCTATTGCCGGCTTCATGGAGGCATCAACACGCACAGGCCGGCGGTTTATGCGGCTGGGTAAAGATGACGAAACGCTGGGCCTGGAAATTGCAGCCGGACACGAAAATGTATGCCTTGCCTCTCGAGAAGGCCTTGCACTTATTTTCCCTTTACACCAGATTCCGATTGTGCGCAGCGCAGCCAAAGGGGTGATTGCCATGCGGCTCAACAAAGGCGATGCTGTTTTTGGATTTACCATCTCCTCAACGGCACGCAAAGGCCTGACTGTTGAAACGAGTCGTGGCCGTAAAGAGACCGTGCGTACCACAAAATTCAAAGTCTCTAATCGCGGTAACAAAGGTAGCTCGATTATCAACAGGGGGCACTTGACCAAGGTGTTTCAAGAGCCTGTTGAGATCTACCTCAACGGCAAAGGGAGTTGA
- a CDS encoding ATP-binding protein: protein MKPDELARLVLMGEGLTLEFKTRVPKAERISKEVIAFANTSGGRLLLGVDDDGGIKGVRDAEEEEYALTAALEKHCRPPVKISTERIPISNKRNVILVRVPASSEKPHKLVAENGEETVYIRVADMSVEASREHVRLMKNRNKADNVVFEFGEKEKVLMRYLENYGRITVAQFARVADIPKRRASHTLVLLAKANVLQLHPDSKTDYFTLAYAG from the coding sequence ATGAAACCTGATGAATTGGCAAGGCTGGTACTGATGGGTGAGGGGCTAACCCTCGAATTCAAAACCAGAGTGCCGAAGGCGGAGCGTATCTCAAAAGAGGTCATCGCGTTTGCAAATACAAGCGGTGGCAGGCTGTTGTTGGGGGTTGATGACGACGGCGGTATAAAAGGCGTGCGCGATGCTGAAGAAGAAGAATATGCGCTGACTGCTGCGTTGGAAAAACACTGCCGTCCACCCGTGAAAATAAGCACAGAACGCATCCCCATTAGCAACAAGCGTAATGTGATCCTGGTGCGTGTGCCGGCAAGCAGTGAAAAGCCTCATAAGTTAGTAGCCGAGAATGGCGAGGAGACAGTATACATCCGTGTAGCTGATATGAGCGTTGAGGCAAGCAGGGAGCACGTACGCTTGATGAAAAACCGCAATAAAGCCGATAACGTGGTGTTTGAGTTTGGTGAGAAGGAAAAGGTGCTGATGCGGTACCTGGAAAACTATGGCCGGATCACGGTTGCACAGTTTGCGCGTGTGGCCGATATCCCAAAGCGCCGCGCATCGCACACACTTGTGCTGCTCGCCAAAGCAAATGTATTGCAGTTGCATCCCGACTCAAAAACAGACTATTTTACGCTTGCCTACGCCGGCTGA
- a CDS encoding DNA topoisomerase IV subunit B, producing the protein MAEAATYTGKDIQVLEGLEPVRKRPGMYIGGTGKAGLHHLVREIVDNAVDEATNGYASLIEVTLHADGKSLSVSDNGRGIPIDKHPKKKVPTLQVILTTLHAGGKFDGGSYITSGGLHGVGSSVVNALSEELVATVKRGGRKYTQTYKRGVPVTKLIKSKEAVRGTGTNIFFRPDTEIFDSIAFDAEWIQEYLEIKTYLNGSLKIVFKDEKNKQKYEYHHEGGIAEYMQHIITANNTRVIHPDAFVVKQDEIVGGQRAEVVLQWTEAPKERIESFVNGIPTADGGTHEQGLKDAVRSAVRSYMETHDLMPKKLDLTADDVREGMVAIVNLFMVDPQFQGQTKDKLNNPEARGLMVSAVRLELEQFLNAHPTTGEAIATRVIQAAKARLASRAAVSSVRRKSAVSHRLTLPGKLADCSSTDPGESEIFIVEGDSAGGSAKQGRDRKTQAVLPLRGKVLNAEQATLAKVSANKELSNIVQALGCGLGDKLDVTRLRYHKVILLMDADSDGHHISTLLLTFLYRYMKPLIEEGYVYVAQPPLYRLDVGKETHWALDEADKDTIVKKIKDKRKNSNIEIQRFKGLGEMMPATLRETTLDPEKRRLLQVSIPDTERMLTEKTISELMGKDSSARFRFIMENAADVEELDV; encoded by the coding sequence ATGGCAGAAGCAGCAACATATACAGGGAAAGACATCCAGGTCCTGGAAGGACTTGAGCCGGTGCGCAAGCGTCCGGGCATGTATATCGGTGGGACAGGCAAAGCCGGTCTCCATCATCTCGTGCGTGAAATTGTCGACAATGCTGTTGATGAAGCAACCAACGGATATGCCTCGCTTATCGAAGTAACCTTGCATGCGGATGGCAAAAGCCTCAGTGTTTCTGACAATGGCCGCGGCATCCCGATTGACAAACATCCCAAAAAGAAAGTCCCAACGCTGCAGGTAATTCTCACCACATTGCACGCCGGCGGTAAATTTGATGGGGGAAGCTACATCACCTCAGGTGGTTTGCACGGGGTTGGCTCCTCTGTTGTTAATGCCCTTTCTGAAGAATTGGTAGCAACGGTTAAACGCGGCGGCCGAAAGTATACACAAACGTACAAACGTGGCGTCCCTGTTACCAAGCTGATCAAGTCCAAAGAAGCTGTACGCGGTACCGGCACAAACATTTTCTTCCGGCCTGATACCGAGATTTTTGACTCCATCGCTTTTGATGCCGAGTGGATCCAGGAATACCTGGAAATCAAAACCTATCTCAATGGCAGCCTGAAAATTGTTTTCAAAGATGAGAAGAACAAGCAAAAGTACGAATACCACCACGAAGGCGGTATTGCTGAGTACATGCAGCATATCATCACGGCAAACAATACCCGGGTTATCCATCCCGATGCGTTTGTTGTAAAGCAGGATGAAATTGTTGGAGGACAACGCGCAGAAGTTGTCCTGCAGTGGACAGAGGCTCCGAAAGAACGCATTGAGTCATTTGTGAACGGTATTCCAACTGCAGACGGAGGTACCCACGAGCAGGGCCTGAAAGATGCTGTGCGCAGTGCTGTCCGCTCATACATGGAGACGCACGACCTGATGCCCAAGAAGCTCGACCTTACCGCTGATGACGTGCGGGAAGGGATGGTAGCCATTGTGAACCTGTTTATGGTAGATCCTCAGTTTCAGGGACAAACAAAAGACAAACTTAATAATCCGGAGGCGCGAGGCCTGATGGTCAGTGCGGTCCGGTTGGAACTGGAACAGTTCCTCAACGCGCATCCGACGACGGGTGAAGCCATAGCTACGCGCGTAATTCAGGCTGCAAAAGCGAGGTTGGCGAGTCGGGCTGCTGTATCGTCCGTCCGCCGCAAGTCGGCTGTATCACATCGACTCACCCTGCCGGGCAAACTGGCAGATTGTTCTTCGACCGATCCGGGCGAAAGCGAGATCTTTATTGTGGAGGGTGATTCTGCCGGCGGCTCTGCAAAACAGGGCAGGGATCGGAAAACGCAGGCGGTGTTGCCGCTTCGTGGGAAAGTGCTTAACGCTGAACAGGCTACGTTGGCAAAAGTATCTGCCAATAAAGAGCTGTCAAATATTGTGCAGGCGCTTGGGTGCGGACTCGGCGACAAACTGGATGTAACCCGCCTCCGCTATCATAAGGTAATCCTGTTGATGGATGCTGATTCTGATGGGCACCATATCTCCACGCTGTTGCTGACTTTCCTGTATCGCTACATGAAGCCCCTGATCGAAGAAGGCTATGTGTACGTTGCGCAGCCACCTTTGTATCGCCTTGATGTCGGTAAAGAGACCCACTGGGCGCTGGATGAGGCTGATAAAGACACGATTGTCAAAAAGATCAAAGACAAACGCAAAAACAGCAATATCGAAATCCAGCGCTTTAAAGGGCTGGGTGAAATGATGCCGGCAACCCTGCGCGAAACTACACTGGACCCGGAAAAGCGCCGGCTGCTCCAGGTGTCTATTCCGGATACAGAACGTATGCTGACCGAAAAAACCATCAGCGAGCTAATGGGCAAAGATTCCAGCGCCCGATTCCGGTTTATCATGGAAAACGCCGCAGATGTGGAGGAACTGGACGTTTAG
- a CDS encoding D-aminoacylase — MSYLLRITLILLLIGCQNSASTSYDTIIRGGTIYNGLGGEPFIADVAFEADKISAIGDLSKFSATEEIDATGLAVAPGFINMLSWAPVALLVDGKSQSDIRQGVTLEVFGEGQSMGPLSEQMKKDEAESQGDLKYDVAWTTLGEYLDHAVARGVSPNIASFVGATTVRIHELGYEDRAPTEAELDRMRALVRQAMEEGALGLGSSLIYTPAFYADTNELIELSKVVAEYDGLYISHMRSEGNRLIESVEELLTIAREAHVRAEIYHLKAAGKENWSKLDEVIAMVEAARTEGLKITADIYPYTAGATGLDAAMPPWVQEGGYNAWAERLKNPAIRKKVAREMATPTDAWENLYLAAGSADNVLLVGFKSEALKPLTGKSLAEVAVMRGTSPEETAIDLVIEDGSRVESVYFLMSEENIKKKLSQPWVSIDSDAGSMAAEGVFLKSNPHPRAYGTFARVLGKYVREEQVISLAEAVRRLTSLPAENLKIENRGQLKTGYFADLAIFDPDSIIDNATFENPHQYATGMHHVFVNGVQVLADGEHTGALPGQVVRGPGWVGRDE; from the coding sequence ATGTCCTATCTCCTCCGTATTACTTTGATTCTGCTATTGATAGGCTGCCAGAATTCTGCCAGTACATCGTATGATACCATTATTCGTGGCGGGACCATATATAATGGACTGGGTGGCGAACCATTTATTGCTGACGTGGCCTTTGAAGCTGACAAGATTTCAGCGATTGGCGACTTGTCGAAATTCAGTGCAACAGAAGAGATAGACGCAACCGGCCTCGCTGTGGCACCGGGCTTTATCAACATGCTAAGCTGGGCACCTGTAGCGTTGTTGGTGGATGGTAAATCACAAAGCGATATCCGGCAAGGCGTAACCCTTGAGGTGTTTGGCGAGGGGCAGTCAATGGGGCCTTTGAGTGAGCAGATGAAGAAAGATGAGGCGGAATCGCAGGGAGACCTCAAGTATGACGTTGCATGGACTACCCTTGGCGAATATCTGGACCATGCCGTTGCACGGGGCGTTTCGCCAAACATTGCTTCTTTTGTTGGGGCAACCACTGTTCGCATCCACGAACTGGGTTACGAAGACAGGGCACCTACTGAAGCAGAATTGGACAGGATGCGCGCGCTGGTTCGTCAGGCTATGGAAGAAGGGGCGCTCGGCCTTGGCTCTTCCCTCATTTATACGCCGGCCTTCTATGCAGACACCAACGAGTTGATCGAACTCAGTAAAGTGGTTGCTGAATACGATGGGCTATACATCTCCCATATGCGAAGCGAGGGCAACAGACTGATTGAGTCTGTTGAAGAACTGTTGACCATCGCACGAGAGGCCCATGTTCGCGCAGAAATCTACCACTTGAAAGCTGCCGGTAAGGAAAACTGGAGCAAGTTGGACGAAGTCATTGCAATGGTAGAGGCGGCCCGTACCGAAGGGCTTAAAATTACGGCGGACATTTATCCCTATACAGCGGGCGCAACGGGTCTGGATGCCGCTATGCCACCATGGGTGCAGGAGGGTGGCTACAATGCCTGGGCTGAGCGACTGAAGAATCCTGCGATCCGCAAGAAAGTGGCGCGCGAAATGGCAACGCCAACGGATGCCTGGGAAAACCTGTACCTGGCTGCCGGCTCAGCTGACAACGTGCTGCTTGTAGGATTCAAGAGTGAAGCCCTCAAACCTTTGACCGGCAAATCACTGGCGGAGGTAGCTGTTATGCGCGGCACATCACCCGAAGAAACAGCCATTGATCTGGTGATAGAAGATGGTAGCCGTGTTGAATCAGTGTATTTCCTGATGTCAGAAGAGAATATTAAGAAGAAGCTCAGCCAGCCCTGGGTCAGTATTGATTCAGATGCCGGCTCCATGGCGGCAGAAGGCGTCTTCCTCAAGTCAAATCCACATCCGCGTGCCTATGGTACGTTTGCACGCGTTTTGGGCAAATACGTCAGGGAGGAACAGGTGATTTCACTGGCAGAAGCGGTCCGCCGGTTAACATCGCTTCCTGCTGAAAACCTGAAAATTGAAAACCGTGGACAATTGAAGACGGGCTATTTTGCTGACCTGGCTATTTTTGACCCGGATTCGATCATTGACAACGCGACCTTTGAAAATCCGCATCAGTATGCAACGGGCATGCATCATGTATTTGTGAACGGGGTGCAGGTGTTGGCTGATGGGGAGCATACGGGGGCATTGCCAGGGCAGGTGGTGAGAGGTCCGGGTTGGGTTGGGCGTGACGAGTGA